GAGGCGACTTCATAACGCATACCAAGCGGTCGCAACAGTTGCACCAGCCTACGAAAAAATGCAGTTAAGCACTCCTTTAGCTCTAAAATGTCCTCTAATGTCGTGAGCTCTCCTTCAGGGTGCAAGCGCCCCTGCTGACTCAAATGCTTCAATAACGAAGTCCGACGCAAACGATGCAGCAAACGATCGAGCTCGGCATCATGCTCAAAGACAACCACCGGATTACCCACCCACCGAGCCGCTCCTGCAGGACATTCGACCTGTAGGTGAAGCGACAACAGGCGCGCAGAATCACTAAACGCCTGATGACGTTTCCCCGGATGACAGACAATCCAATCACCAGCTTGAGCATGCTCAACACAATTCCCCTTACTCAATGTCAGCTCACCGGCTTTCAGCTTCCAGACGGTCAATACCACACCAGTGAATTGACCGACCTGCCCAATAGGCTCTCCCTCCCAAAATCGCTGCAACGAGAGCTTTAAGTCAGCCCAATGACTCTCTTCCGCAGCTTCCATAGTCGTATCTTGCTCCACTCGCATGCGCATTTTTGATAACAAGACTCACAACTTTGTAAAGCCAATCCACTTGTCGTCGTGAGTCCTGCATTCACACAATCAATCCATGCTTAAAACCACAACTCCCCCATCCAGCGCCTCTATTCATAATACCGCCTCAGCAGGCGTCAGTATTCGTCGTGAAAGTACAGTGATCCCAACTTACGCACCGTTTCCAGCCGACAAGAATCCGATGTTTCTTGAAAAGCGTGTGTATCAAGGCAGCAGCGGACGCGTCTACCCCCTCCCCTGCGTCGAGCGCTTTGAGGAAACAAAATCCGATCGTGCCTACGATACGATCACCATCGAGAATGAGTATATCGAAGTCACCATACTCCCCGAGCTCGGCGGACGCATCCACGGTGCACGCGATAAAACAAATGACTACGACTTCGTCTACCGCAATGGCGTGATTAAACCTGCTCTGATTGCGCTATCTGGGTCTTGGATATCCGGCGGCATTGAGTTCAACTGGCCACAGCATCACCGTCCATCCACTTTCATGCCCTGCGACGTGGAAATCGAAGAACACGCCGATGGTTCTAAAACCGTCTGGATGAGTGAGCACGATCCACTCAATCGAATGAAGGGCATGCATGGAATCTGTCTATACCCCGATCGTGCCGTCATCGAATTAAAAGTGCGCGCACATAATCGAACTCCGTTCGTTCAAACCTTTCTATGGTGGGCCAACGTTGCCGTCACTGCCAACGAAGGCTACCAATCATTCCTACCAACAGATGTCACTCACGTGGCCGACCACGCCAAAGGAAGCACCTCGACTTTTCCACTATGCACGGATGTGTATTACGGCATCGATTATGCCCAACGTGCCCAAGAGGGCGTCCCCATTGCTGACCGTCCGCCACAGTTTGTCCCCCCCAGTTGTATCGACGATCCCAAGGACATCCCGCCCCAATTGGCCGAGATCGCCCAAGCGGGCGGCTACGCGGCCAACGACCTGTCTTGGTATTCCAACATTCCGGTGCCGACCTCCTACATGTGTCTGGGCACTCAGGAAGATTTCTTTGGCGGCTACGATCATCTGCGTGGTGCCGGTATCGTGCATGTGGCCAACCACCACATCTCTCCCGGTAAAAAGCAATGGGTCTGGGGCAACCATAATTTCGGCTACGCATGGGACCGCAACTTGTGCGACGACGAAGTGCCTTACGTGGAGCTAATGGCCGGCGTCTACACCGATAATCAACCCGACTTCAGCTTCCTGCAAC
The nucleotide sequence above comes from Coraliomargarita algicola. Encoded proteins:
- a CDS encoding helix-turn-helix domain-containing protein, with the protein product MRVEQDTTMEAAEESHWADLKLSLQRFWEGEPIGQVGQFTGVVLTVWKLKAGELTLSKGNCVEHAQAGDWIVCHPGKRHQAFSDSARLLSLHLQVECPAGAARWVGNPVVVFEHDAELDRLLHRLRRTSLLKHLSQQGRLHPEGELTTLEDILELKECLTAFFRRLVQLLRPLGMRYEVASMQDARVRESYRRLNQVDLRDGFSREQLAQTVGVSASQLDRLWMRELEQTPKRFWNWRRLQAACALLQEDRQAKEVAYETGFDHLSQFSLWFRANMGESPSAFRTRQRGITP